The DNA sequence ATCATCCAAATGGTATAAGCATTTGATAGATATATAGCTAAAGGTATAGCAAATAATGATCCTATTATAGTACCTATCAAACGATGTTTAATAGCTGTAGATGATCTAATTACATCCGGTTTAAATATTAATAAAACTGTCATAGGTACCCAGTATCCTATTTCAATGTCAAAGTAAATCGATATAAAGTTACCTATAATTAAACCAAGTGATAAACTAACCGCATAAATAGTAGAATCTATATCAGGCAGTATTCTTATACTTCTATAATTATCATCAAAAGTATCTTTTATACTTATTTTTTTTAGAATAAATACCAAAACTATTATAAATACTAATGCTCCTATTAGTGTAAATAATCCTATGAGTATTGAATCTTTAACATTAGCATTAAATCCAGTTCCTATGACATACATATCAGCAATAAAGAGAATGCCATTAGCAAAAACCAAATCTGATTTTGCAGTATAGCCAATCAAAAAAGAAAATCCTAATAGTATAAGTGAACTTGTAATTAAATCATGTGAATAATAACTACCTAAAGATATTGCTATACTCATACAAAATATAAATAATACTCCTGCATATAGCCTAAATTTAATACTATGATTGCGTATTGAAACTTGATGAAGTGCTACTACAAAACATCCTAATGCTGCAAATAAGCCGTAAATATTTTGTAGGTCTAAGACAACTTGTAAAACTGTAAAAAAACCTATTACCAAAGAGGCAGTAATGCCTAAGATAATACTGTTCTTTTTAAGACATATATATTTTGACATAAAGCATCGTTGATCTAAAATAATATAAATTATATATATGATTACTACTATTAATCTATTATTTTTTATTTATATGTCATATATCTGATGATTAGTGATATATAATAACATTATGTAATTAAAATATTTTTGTTAGGAGATTTTTATTATGTCAGTTAAAAATAAAGTGACTTTAATTACCGGAGCTGCATCAGGTCTTGGACTAGGTATGGCGACAGAATTTGCAAAACAAGGAGCTAAAGTTGTAATTGCAGATTTGGATTTAGAAAAGTCGCAAGAAGTAGCTATAAATTTATCATCAAAATATGATGTAGAAACTATGGCTGTACAAATGGATGTAACAAATGAAGACCAAGTAAAATCAGGTGTAGATCAAACTGTTAAAAAATTTGGTCGTATTGATACTGTGATTAATAACGCAGG is a window from the Francisella salimarina genome containing:
- a CDS encoding FUSC family protein; this translates as MSKYICLKKNSIILGITASLVIGFFTVLQVVLDLQNIYGLFAALGCFVVALHQVSIRNHSIKFRLYAGVLFIFCMSIAISLGSYYSHDLITSSLILLGFSFLIGYTAKSDLVFANGILFIADMYVIGTGFNANVKDSILIGLFTLIGALVFIIVLVFILKKISIKDTFDDNYRSIRILPDIDSTIYAVSLSLGLIIGNFISIYFDIEIGYWVPMTVLLIFKPDVIRSSTAIKHRLIGTIIGSLFAIPLAIYLSNAYTIWMILFITTFFTICCIIKHYGSYVFFLTIFIAMLLKLAHLSGYEISLSRLIYTVIGIVIVATIIILSKNIRTILKRI